From the Eleutherodactylus coqui strain aEleCoq1 chromosome 7, aEleCoq1.hap1, whole genome shotgun sequence genome, one window contains:
- the LOC136573418 gene encoding vomeronasal type-2 receptor 26-like, translating into MLSLHAAQFIFLLFKKPQSRCNDRCSPGYRKRSNGGHHVCCYDCVPCSEGEMSNITDSEICHKCPEEEWPDEKKVKCVPKLYEFLSYEKDILVDVFSALALFLCAVTLFISGLFIYYWDTPIVKANNRTVSFILLVSIFLSFLCVFFFLGHPVHITCLLRQTLFGILFSIGVSSVLAKTITVCIAFKATKPGSSLVKFVSFKVSKYVVLVCSSVQVLICVIWLLVSPPYVEFDHHTYPGKIIIQCNEGSDIWFSSMLGYMGLLAAVSFVLAFMVRTLPDSFNEAKYITFSMLLFCSVWIAMIPAYLSTRGKYMVVVEIFAILTSCAGVLGCIFFPKVYILLLKTDLNSKNIIMQKIKL; encoded by the exons ATGCTATCTCTGCACGCAGCGCAG TTCATATTTCTTCTCTTCAAGAAGCCGCAGTCTCGCTGTAATGATCGATGTTCTCCAGGATACAGAAAACGTTCTAATGGAGGACATCATGTCTGCTGCTATGACTGTGTCCCATGTTCTGAGGGTGAAATGTCCAATATAACAG ATAGTGAGATCTGTCATAAATGTCCTGAAGAAGAGTGGCCTGATGAGAAGAAAGTGAAATGTGTCCCCAAATTATATGAGTTTCTATCTTATGAGAAGGACATTTTGGTTGATGTTTTTTCAGCACTTGCTTTATTTCTTTGTGCTGTCACATTATTTATATCAGGACTCTTCATTTATTACTGGGACACTCCAATTGTGAAAGCCAATAACCGGACTGTGAGCTTCATCCTCCTGGTCTCCATCTTCCTGAGCTTTCTCTGTGTCTTCTTCTTCCTTGGTCATCCAGTTCATATAACCTGCTTACTGAGGCAAACATTATTTGGGATCTTATTCTCTATTGGCGTTTCTTCTGTTTTGGCCAAGACTATCACAGTCTGCATCGCCTTCAAAGCCACCAAACCAGGCAGCTCCTTGGTGAAGTTTGTCTCATTCAAAGTATCTAAATATGTTGTCTTGGTGTGTTCTTCTGTACAAGTTCTCATTTGTGTTATTTGGTTGTTGGTTTCACCTCCATATGTAGAGTTTGATCATCACACTTATCCTGGaaagatcatcattcagtgtaatgaaggctcAGATATCTGGTTCTCCTCCATGTTGGGTTACATGGGGCTCCTGGCAGCGGTGAGCTTTGTTCTTGCTTTCATGGtgaggacattaccggacagttttaatgaggccaagtacatcaccttcagcatgctgctgttctgcagtgtctggatcgccatgatcccagcttatctgagcaccagagggaaatacatggtggTTGTGGAGATATTTGCCATATTGACCTCCTGTGCTGGAGTTCTTGGCTGTATATTTTTTCCAAAAGTGTATATTCTGCTTCTAAAAACAGATCTCAactcaaaaaatataataatgcaGAAAATTAAGTTATAA